The genomic window ACTAATTTTTTAAAAATAATCCGCTTTCAAGTCCATTAATTAGTGGTTATAATTTAATTGATTCAATTTAAGGAGGATGTTGTATATGAAAACTGCTATTTTTGAAAAAGCTGGTTCAATGGTCGTTAAAGATACTGACAAACCAACGATTCAAGCCGATGACGATGTGATCATCAAAGTTGTTCGTGCTTGTGTCTGTGGATCAGATCTCTGGGCATATCGTGGCTTTAACGATAAGGAAGCAAATTCTATGAACAATGGTCATGAAGCCATTGGTATCGTTGAGGAAACTGGCTCAGACATCACGACTGTTAAAAAAGGCGATTTCGTTATCGCTCCATTTACTCACGGTTGTGGCCACTGTCCAGCATGTTTAGCTGGTTTTGACGGCGATTGCCAATCGCATACTGATAACTTCAGTGAGGGAAACCAAGCTGAATATATCAGATTCCAACACGGCCAATGGGCTTTAATTAAAATTCCTGGCCAACCTAGCGATTATAGCGAAGGCATGATCAAGTCGCTTTTGACATTGGCTGACGTCATGGCAACAGGTTTCCATGCTGCAAAAGTAGCTAATGTAAAAGCTGGCGATACAGTCGTTGTTCTGGGCGATGGCGCTGTTGGTCAATGCGGTATCATCGCTGCCAAATTATTGGGGGCTAAAAGAATCATCTCAACTAGTCGTCATGAAGACCGTGCAGCCTTAGCCAAGACGTTTGGTGCTACTGATAACGTTGCTGATCGTGGCGATGACGGAGTGAAAAAGATTTTAGCTCTGACAAATGGCTTTGGTGCTGACGCCGTTCTCGAATGTGTTGGTACTGACTTGTCAGTTCAAACTGCTCTTCAAGTTGGCCGTCCAGGCTCAATCGTTGGACGTGTTGGTTTGCCTCAAGATGCTAAACAAGATGTCGCTGCTTCATTTGGCAACAACATCATCTTAGCCGGTGGTCCTGCATCAGTAACTACCTACGATAAAGAATTACTACTAAAAGCAGTCCTAGATGGAGAAATCAATCCTGGACTAGTATTCACAAAGACATTCTCACTAGATCAAATTAACGATGCCTATCAAGAAATGGCAGACCGTAAAGTAATCAAATCAATGGTCAAAGTTAGTGACTAACTTGGAATTTAAAGGGCAATCAATCTTTAACGATTGGTTGCTTTTTTGAATGTTTCAATATCTCAAATGTATTATTTGAGTGGTACTCTATTACTAACAAGATTAATAAAAAGAGGTTTCCCAAATGAAAATTTTTATCGCTGGTGGTAGTGGCCGTGTTGCTACTGATTTGATCAAGGATCTCGTAGCTGATGGGCACGAGATCATCGCAGGTGCTCGCCATCCTGAGAACATCATTAAAGATGACAACGTCACTGCTGTAAAGCTAGATTTGCACGCTAGTGCTGAAGAAATTGCCAAGGTTATTGGTCGTGTCAGTGCTGTATATTTTGTTGCTGGTTCACGTGGCAATGATTTATTGCAAACAGACGCTTTTGGTGCAGTCAAAGTTATGCAAGCTACTAAAAAAAATCAGATCAAGCGTTTCATCATGTTGAGTTCTTTGTTCGCCTTGCAGCCTGACAAATGGAATCAACCTGGTCTAGCTGATTTAACAGACTACAATATTGCAAAGTTTTTTGCCGATAATTATCTGATCAATGATACGGATTTGGACTACACGATTTTACAAGCTTCCTTACTCACAGAAGAACCTGGCACAGGTAAGATTTCCTTTGGTGCAAGCAAAGAATCAACCAACCCAATTGCTGACGTTGCCGAAACTTTGGCTGGTATTCTCAATCACGCCAATACGATCAAAAAAGTTTTGCTGATGAAATCTGGTAACATGCCGATCAATACTGCATTGGGTAATGTTTACTAATGTATTCATTCACGGCAGAAATTCAATCATCAGAAATAGGTAAAGGCGGAGCTTTCATAGCATTTCCATATGACATCCGTGAGGAATTTGGAAAGGGTCGCGTAAAAGTTCATGCCACATTTGACGGAATCCCCTATGACGGTTCAATCGTCAACATGGGTGTAAAGAATGCCGATGGCAGTATTTGCTATATTCTGGGAATTCTCAAATCGATCCGAAAACAATTAAATAAAGATATCGGTGATACAGTTAAAGTTACTGTAATTGAACGAAAATAAGACTCAAAATCCATTCGAATGGATTTTGAGTCTTTTTATTATTGTCCAGATTTATCCAAGCCAATCATCTTTTTCAAAAATTCGTCAGCCGGTCTGGTCATTGTTCTAGTCTTTTGCCAGATCAAATACGTATTGATCTTGTCCAAATATGTTATTGGTTTAAAAGCTAATGGACCGGAATTATATTCCGGCTTATCAAAGGTGATTGCAATTCCCACTCCTGACTCGACCATTGCCCGCATATTGTAATTCATATCATATGTACCCGATATTTGATAGTTAGTAACATATTCCTCCA from Companilactobacillus sp. includes these protein-coding regions:
- a CDS encoding alcohol dehydrogenase catalytic domain-containing protein, whose translation is MKTAIFEKAGSMVVKDTDKPTIQADDDVIIKVVRACVCGSDLWAYRGFNDKEANSMNNGHEAIGIVEETGSDITTVKKGDFVIAPFTHGCGHCPACLAGFDGDCQSHTDNFSEGNQAEYIRFQHGQWALIKIPGQPSDYSEGMIKSLLTLADVMATGFHAAKVANVKAGDTVVVLGDGAVGQCGIIAAKLLGAKRIISTSRHEDRAALAKTFGATDNVADRGDDGVKKILALTNGFGADAVLECVGTDLSVQTALQVGRPGSIVGRVGLPQDAKQDVAASFGNNIILAGGPASVTTYDKELLLKAVLDGEINPGLVFTKTFSLDQINDAYQEMADRKVIKSMVKVSD
- a CDS encoding NAD(P)-binding oxidoreductase; this encodes MKIFIAGGSGRVATDLIKDLVADGHEIIAGARHPENIIKDDNVTAVKLDLHASAEEIAKVIGRVSAVYFVAGSRGNDLLQTDAFGAVKVMQATKKNQIKRFIMLSSLFALQPDKWNQPGLADLTDYNIAKFFADNYLINDTDLDYTILQASLLTEEPGTGKISFGASKESTNPIADVAETLAGILNHANTIKKVLLMKSGNMPINTALGNVY
- a CDS encoding DUF1905 domain-containing protein, producing the protein MYSFTAEIQSSEIGKGGAFIAFPYDIREEFGKGRVKVHATFDGIPYDGSIVNMGVKNADGSICYILGILKSIRKQLNKDIGDTVKVTVIERK